A genomic segment from Aegilops tauschii subsp. strangulata cultivar AL8/78 chromosome 1, Aet v6.0, whole genome shotgun sequence encodes:
- the LOC109754772 gene encoding protein FAR1-RELATED SEQUENCE 5-like, which produces MAPPPKNMTVRRPREEEEEVSPLEKHARRHTQRAFDEPRRYGAPPGWPPNIEAYILPRLEMRYETFEEAKNFYNVYAKHAGFAVREGPKFKTRAYLYCTCYGVYESKVSEANRQRNKTTARTNCGAKMRLEKEKDGTFVVKEIVWEHNHRLQLTPQMLVFLHSHKNFDKTILEYVKYLQFKGIEHAQIMSILGGDDPGSYFLEMKAKDLINLKAKNSRMDDVDDVLKTVNFFREMKAINREFFCDMQLDESDRVKNIFWANASCRGAYQDFGDCTTFFGFALIRDEDSDSFIWLFKTFLRCMRGKAPTCILTDQCSAMALAIPDAFENTVHKLCRWHIMKKYREHLAYLYYLHEDFKDEFTPILNWPLMPTEFEDAWKGLMDRYNLHDDATMVAMWNEHEKWISAYFKEIFCAKMTSTQRSESMNYVLKKNFVSERQNLHRFVSQKEQNTLTFYGFDTQMAKVYSRAVYSEIRKRLKLSTLFTATETEEPTKYLVRYNNPQKLSAWSQHAFQVVADLVGETYECECRLWDHTGLFCVPVLCMMQTIRAASVPEKYILRRYTKRPNIQPTFNRNDLRIVA; this is translated from the exons ATGGCGCCGCCTCCCAAGAACATGACAGTACGCCGCccacgagaggaagaagaagaagtcagTCCACTTGAG AAGCATGCAAGGCGGCACACGCAGCGAGCATTTGATGAGCCAAGAAGATATGGGGCACCACCTGGTTGG CCACCTAACATTGAAGCTTACATTCTGCCAAGACTAGAGATGCGCTATGAAACTTTCGAAGAAGCAAAGAACTTCTACAACGTCTATGCGAAGCACGCGGGTTTTGCTGTCAGGGAAGGCCCCAAGTTTAAGACCAGAGCCTACCTTTATTGCACGTGCTATGGAGTCTATGAATCGAAGGTGTCTGAAGCAAATAGACAGCGGAACAAAACGACAGCCAGGACTAACTGTGGGGCTAAAATGAGGCTGGAGAAGGAAAAGGATGGAACATTTGTCGTAAAAGAGATAGTCTGGGAACACAACCACAGGCTACAGCTCACTCCGCAAATGCTTGTCTTCTTGCACTCCCACAAAAACTTTGACAAAACAATCTTGGAGTACGTCAAGTACCTGCAGTTCAAAGGCATTGAACACGCGCAAATCATGAGCATACTGGGCGGTGATGACCCTGGTAGCTACTTCCTCGAAATGAAAGCCAAAGACCTGATTAACCT GAAAGCAAAGAATTCAAGGATGGATGATGTGGACGATGTCCTAAAGACTGTCAACTTCTTTAGGGAGATGAAAGCTATAAACAGGGAATTCTTCTGTGACATGCAACTCGATGAGTCCGACAGAGTTAAGAACATATTCTGGGCGAATGCAAGCTGCCGAGGGGCCTATCAGGACTTCGGTGACTGC ACTACATTCTTTGGTTTCGCCCTGATAAGAGATGAGGATTCTGATTCATTCATATGGCTGTTCAAGACATTTTTAAGGTGCATGAGAGGGAAGGCTCCTACATGCATCCTCACAG ACCAGTGCTCGGCAATGGCTTTGGCGATCCCAGATGCTTTCGAGAACACAGTACACAAGTTGTGCCGCTGGCACATTATGAAGAAGTACAGGGAACACCTCGCATACCTGTACTACCTGCACGAAGACTTTAAGGATGAATTCACACCAATCCTCAACTGGCCCCTCATGCCAACTGAGTTTGAGGATGCCTGGAAAGGACTCATGGATAGGTACAACCTCCATGATGATGCCACGATGGTAGCCATGTGGAACGAGCATGAGAAATGGATATCAGCCTACTTCAAAGAAATTTTCTGCGCCAAAATGACATCCACACAGCGAAGTGAGAGCATGAACTATGTGCTCAAGAAGAACTTTGTAAGTGAGAGACAAAACCTACACCGGTTTGTCAGCCAG AAGGAACAAAACACGCTGACCTTCTATGGGTTTGACACCCAGATGGCAAAGGTTTACTCACGAGCTGTGTACAGCGAGATTAGAAAAAGGCTAAAACTGAGCACACTCTTCACGGCGACAGAGACGGAAGAGCCCACAAAGTACCTCGTGCGCTACAACAACCCGCAAAAACTGTCTGCGTGGTCTCAGCACGCGTTCCAGGTGGTTGCAGACCTCGTGGGAGAAACATATGAGTGCGAGTGCAGGCTATGGGACCACACAG GTCTTTTCTGCGTGCCTGTCCTGTGCATGATGCAGACAATTAGGGCTGCCAGCGTTCCAGAGAAATACATCCTCAGGAGATACACCAAACGCCCGAACATCCAGCCAACATTCAACAGAAATGACTTGAGGATAGTAGCGTAA
- the LOC141030107 gene encoding uncharacterized protein: MVEEPSAKRHQGEPSDKSSNIVDVHVPGEKRECTKTLRGVELHGKETLEIVCTSEPDKADEVISRLWRKLGGMLRRIVGVGVHYTNEDEPPQMAAVLQLCVDELYLVYHIAAATKWPKRMNELLQHETLFTFAGFSIESDKEKLKLSGLEIKPNKFINIQRKWRVPYTGKEYDSLTDVAANVIHPFYKGMKKNINTQEDYKLWGTSPLPDNLIEYAGVDAYATYKSWSMIDYITDGSEFAKEREDAKFYDHPYCPF, from the exons ATGGTGGAGGAACCGTCCGCCAAGCGTCATCAAGGCGAGCCGTCGGACAAGAGCAGCAACATCGTCGACGTTCACGTCCCCGGCGAGAAGCGCGAGTGCACCAAAACCCTCAGAGGGGTTGAGCTCCACGGCAAGGAGACGCTGGAGATCGTCTGCACCAGCGAACCAGATAAGGCCGACGAGGTGATCTCCAGGCTCTGGAGGAAGCTTGGTGGCATGCTTCGCAGGATCGTCGGCGTTGGTGTGCACTACACTAACGAAGATGAACCTCCCCAGATGGCAGCAGTCCTGCAGTTGTGCGTCGACGAGCTCTACTTGGTGTACCACATCGCAGCGGCCACAAAATG GCCCAAGCGCATGAACGAGTTGCTGCAGCATGAGACGTTGTTCACATTTGCCGGTTTCAGCATTGAAAGCGACAAAGAGAAGCTGAAGTTGTCCGGTTTGGAGATCAAACCCAACAAGTTCATCAACATTCAGCGCAAGTGGAGAGTTCCATACACCGGAAAAGAGTATGACTCCTTGACTGATGTTGCAGCCAACGTCATTCACCCATTCTACAAAGGGATGAAGAAGAACATCAACACGCAGGAAGACTACAAACTGTGGGGGACCAGCCCGCTACCAGACAACCTCATCGAGTACGCAGGAGTAGATGCATACGCCACGTACAAGTCATGGAGCATGATCGACTACATCACCGATGGTTCGGAATTTGCAAAAGAGCGGGAGGATGCGAAATTCTACGACCACCCTTATTGCCCCTTTTAG